The following proteins come from a genomic window of Sorghum bicolor cultivar BTx623 chromosome 3, Sorghum_bicolor_NCBIv3, whole genome shotgun sequence:
- the LOC8075355 gene encoding dephospho-CoA kinase — MRLVGLTGGIASGKSTVSNLFKDAGVPVVDADIVARDVVQKGTGGWKKIVKAFGNDILLESGEINRAHLGQIVFSDPSKRQLLNRLLAPHISWGIMWEITKLWMKGCNVIILDIPLLFETKMDRWTNPVTVVWVNPETQIQRLMSRDRCSEEQAQNRINAQLTLEWKKSEGNIVIDNSGSLDDTRQHFREVLRKVSETLTWKERLRSRDGLISVVVCTAVSVLLARKNLLWS; from the exons ATGAGGCTGGTCGGCCTGACGGGCGGGATCGCGTCCGGGAAGAGCACTGTCTCCAATCTCTTCAAGGACGCCGGCGTGCCCGTCGTCGACGCCGACATCGTTGCTCGG GATGTAGTGCAGAAAGGCACTGGAGGTTGGAAGAAGATTGTAAAAGCCTTCGGGAATGATATTTTGTTGGAAAGTGGAGAAATTAACAGGGCTCACTTAGGGCAAATTGTATTTTCTGACCCATCAAAACGTCAACTTCTAAACCG TCTTCTGGCGCCACATATTTCTTGGGGAATAATGTGGGAGATAACAAAACTATGGATGAAAGGATGCAACGTTATCATCCTGGACATCCCACTGCTGTTTGAGACCAAGATGGATCGATGGACAAATCCAGTAACTGTGGTGTGGGTTAACCCAGAAACCCAGATTCAGAGGCTGATGTCAAGAGATAGGTGCTCTGAAGAACAAGCTCAGAACAGGATCAACGCACAACTCACGCTGGAATGGAAGAAGTCGGAAGGCAACATAGTGATCGACAACTCTGGATCACTGGATGACACCAGGCAACACTTCCGCGAAGTCTTGAGGAAGGTCTCTGAGACCTTAACATGGAAGGAACGCTTGAGATCTCGAGATGGCCTGATCTCTGTTGTCGTGTGCACGGCAGTGAGCGTTTTACTTGCCCGGAAGAATCTGCTATGGTCCTGA
- the LOC8075356 gene encoding wall-associated receptor kinase 5 has protein sequence MASMLLLGVAVMLYLASTSAQPAPGCQARCGDVEIPYPFGIGKDCAIDAGFKINCNTTASGIKKPFIGNVEVLNISVSRGKTRALNKMSTYCYDHTTTKMEENLWWLDFSKWPYRFSNTDNRFMVIGCNTLAYIYNINNRTGYTTACASVCASPRALTNGSCLGVGCCQNDIPNGLTRYDVQFYSVYNDSDSWRFNPCSYAALVESETFNFSSEYITTMKFNETYGGHQPLVLDWAIGNVTCDVARSLPSYACRDRQSLCVDSVNGPGYLCTCPKGYKGNPYLSDGCTDVDECKENPSQCPKGATCRNTAGDYRCSCPPGRKFSKDTNSCNPDIHLIIGVCISSIVLVIIIFCIRLIFERRKLSNIKQQYFQQHGGLLLFEKMKSDQGLAFTVFTEAEIEQATNKFDSSQILGHGGHGTVYKGIMRDDIPAAIKRCALIDDRHKKEFGKEMLILSQINHKNIVKLLGCCLEVEVPMLVYEFIPNGTLFDLIHGKNRTLHIPFSSLLRIVNEAADGLAFLHSYANPPILHGDVKSSNILLDENYMAKVSDFGASILAPTDEAQFVTMVQGTCGYLDPEYMQTCRLTDKSDVYSFGVVLLEVLTGQMPLKLESNELQRSLSSNFLLAMKENNLDSMLDSQIKGNENIELLRGLAELAKHCLDMCGDNRPSMKEVSDELSRLRKLSKHPWIQRDTELESFLGGQSMNSFGIDQSTEYSGKVEEMAINPSSSYYVR, from the exons ATGGCATCAATGCTGCTCCTCGGAGTTGCAGTCATGTTGTACCTTGCATCTACATCAGCTCAGCCTGCTCCCGGTTGCCAGGCACGTTGTGGAGATGTCGAAATTCCCTATCCATTTGGCATTGGTAAAGACTGTGCAATAGATGCAGGCTTTAAAATCAATTGTAACACGACAGCCAGTGGAATTAAGAAGCCTTTCATCGGTAATGTGGAAGTTCTAAATATCTCAGTGTCCCGTGGCAAAACTCGGGCGCTAAACAAAATGTCAACATATTGCTACGATCATaccacaacaaaaatggaaGAAAATCTGTGGTGGCTTGACTTCTCAAAATGGCCATATCGGTTCTCTAATACAGACAACAGGTTCATGGTCATTGGCTGCAACACACTCGCATATATCTACAATATAAACAACAGGACAGGATACACGACTGCGTGTGCATCGGTGTGTGCAAGCCCAAGGGCACTGACAAATGGTTCGTGCTTAGGTGTAGGCTGCTGCCAAAATGACATACCCAATGGCTTAACCCGGTATGATGTCCAATTTTATAGTGTGTACAATGATTCAGATAGTTGGCGGTTTAATCCATGCAGCTATGCTGCGCTAGTGGAATCAGAGACTTTTAATTTCAGCAGTGAGTATATAACCACTATGAAGTTTAATGAGACCTATGGGGGACACCAGCCACTGGTTCTGGACTGGGCAATTGGCAATGTAACATGTGATGTGGCTAGAAGCTTACCTTCTTATGCATGCCGTGACAGACAAAGTCTGTGTGTAGATTCAGTCAATGGCCCTGGCTATCTATGCACTTGCCCCAAGGGGTACAAAGGAAATCCTTATCTCTCTGATGGATGCACAG ATGTCGATGAATGCAAGGAAAACCCAAGCCAATGCCCTAAGGGTGCCACTTGTCGCAATACAGCAGGAGACTACCGGTGTTCATGTCCTCCAGGAAGAAAGTTTTCAAAGGACACAAACTCCTGCAATCCAGACATTCACCTTATAATAG GTGTTTGCATTAGCTCCATTGTTCTAGTTATTATCATCTTCTGCATACGGCTAATATTTGAAAGAAGAAAACTTTCAAACATTAAGCAGCAGTATTTTCAGCAGCACGGAGGACTCCTATTGTTTGAGAAGATGAAATCAGACCAGGGGCTTGCATTTACGGTGTTTACTGAAGCAGAAATAGAACAGGCAACAAATAAATTTGACAGTAGCCAAATTCTTGGGCATGGAGGACATGGCACTGTTTACAAGGGAATAATGAGGGATGACATTCCAGCGGCAATTAAAAGATGTGCATTAATTGATGATAGGCACAAGAAGGAGTTTGGTAAAGAAATGTTGATTCTTTCCCAGATCAATCACAAGAACATTGTTAAGCTATTGGGTTGTTGCCTTGAGGTTGAAGtcccaatgctagtgtatgagTTCATCCCAAATGGGACATTGTTTGATCTTATACATGGCAAGAACCGAACATTGCATATCCCTTTCAGTTCTCTCTTGAGGATTGTCAACGAGGCAGCTGATGGACTTGCCTTTTTACACTCATATGCGAATCCACCTATCCTACATGGTGACGTGAAGAGCTCTAACATCCTTCTTGATGAGAATTATATGGCAAAGGTATCAGATTTTGGTGCCTCCATACTAGCACCTACTGATGAAGCCCAGTTTGTGACGATGGTTCAAGGGACGTGTGGTTATCTAGATCCTGAATATATGCAAACATGCCGGTTGACAGACAAGAGTGACGTTTATAGCTTTGGTGTTGTCCTTTTGGAGGTTCTCACTGGGCAGATGccattaaaacttgaaagtaacgAGCTACAAAGAAGCTTGTCATCAAATTTTCTACTGGCTATGAAGGAGAACAATCTTGATTCTATGTTAGACAGTCAAATAAAAGGGAATGAGAACATCGAGTTGCTTAGAGGACTTGCAGAGCTAGCAAAGCACTGTCTGGATATGTGTGGTGATAACAGGCCCTCAATGAAAGAGGTATCTGATGAGCTTAGCAGATTAAGGAAACTTTCCAAGCATCCTTGGATACAACGTGACACTGAGTTGGAGAGCTTTCTCGGTGGACAATCGATGAACAGCTTCGGAATAGATCAAAGCACAGAGTACTCAGGAAAAGTTGAGGAAATGGCCATAAACCCAAGCAGTTCGTACTATGTTAGATAA